The Acidobacteriota bacterium genome contains the following window.
GGTTATTTATGAAGCTTGCGCCTTCCCAAAACCGCCAGACCCAGGATGCCTGACCCCAGGAGCATCAGCGTGCCCGGTTCAGGGACCGCTGCCCCCACCGTAGGATCTCCAAGGTCGCTATTAGTCTGCAGCGTCATTCCCTTCAATCCTTCAGCCGGAGGGGTGATATTGCCCTTGGGTAACACGAACCCATCGGATTGCGGAACGGGGGAGGGCACGGGGCGTTTGAAGAGGCTGTCCAGCACCGCTTCGATGGTCTCGCCGGTAAATTCCTCGACATACCCGGCATCGCCTTTAACGGTAGTATTATTCTGAGGGGATTCGGAAGCACCCTCCAGGGCGGCCCACCCGGAGGGGATAGCCATCATCAGACAGATGGATAAGAAAGTGACAACGAACGTTTTCCTGGCCACTTCATGCTCCTTTCTGAACAGGCCCGCTATCGACCGGCTCGCCCTTATCCTATGCAATCTACGTGCCACTCACCAAATCATTGATTTCATTGATCTTAAACAATCAAACCGGCGCCACGACTGTAAGAGATCCCGACAGGATCCCCGCAGTGGGAGGAGGCGCCGGAGAGGCCATGAAATGGTAAAGGCTGGCATGTCAATTAATTGACACGATCCGATCTCCGCCGACCCCCTGTTTCGGCCCCCGTCCCGGGCAGGTGGGAGAATTCCCGGAAATGTAAAGAAAATTTACAAATCCCGGCTTCCGGGACCTTTCCGGCCGGAAAAAAGTCAGGCGGCGGGCCCGAAAACCTATTCCATCCGGGCCGGCTCCAGCCTGGGCACCAGCAGGTGCATGATCAGCAGGGCGACCAGGTAGGCGAAGCCGGCGATCAGGAACATGATTTCGTAGTTGCCCGTGTTCTGCTTGACCCAGCCGGCGCCCCAGTTCATCACCACCCCCCCCATGGCCCCGGCGAAACCGCCGATCCCGACCACGGAGCCGACGGCCTTGCGGGGGAACATGTCCGAGGTCGTGGTGAAGATGTTGGCCGAGAAGCCCTGGTGCGCCGCCGCCGCCAGCCCGATGAGCCAGACGGCCACCCACTGGCCGTCGACGTGGGGGGCCAGCGCCACCGGGAGGATGCAGAGGGCGCATGCCAGCATCGCCGTCTTCCGCGCGGCGTTGACCGTCCACCCCCTGCCGAGCAGGGACGAACTGAACCACCCCCCGGCCACCGAACCGACGTCGGCCAGCAGGTAGACCGTGATCATCGGCAGCCCGATCGACTTCAGGTCCACCCCGAAGCGGTCGTTCATGAAGAGCGGAAACCAGAAGAGGTAGAACCACCAGATGGAGTCGGTCAGGAATTTGCCGAGGGCGAAGGCCCAGGTCTGCCGGAAGCGGACCAGCTGCACCCAGCGCACGCCGCCGGGGGCGTCCGGGGGGTCGCTCTGGATATGGGCCAGTTCCGCGGGGGAGATGCGCGGGTGCCGTGCGGGAGTGTGGTAGAGGGGCCACCAGAACAGCACCCAGACCATGCCCGCCAGGCCGGTGAAGAGAAACGCCTCCTGCCACCCCCAGGTGAGGGCGATCCACGGAACGATGAGGGGCGCGAGGACGGCCCCCACGTTGGTCCCGGCGTTGAAGATGCCGGTAGCCAGCGCCCGCTCCTTCCGGGGGAACCATTCCGCCACCGTCTTGATGGCGGCGGGGAAATTGCCGCTCTCGCCGATCCCCAGCGCGAAGCGCGCCATCCCGAAACCCAGGGCGCTGCGCACCAGGGCGTGCGACGCGGCCGCGAGCGACCAGAGGACCAGGTAGATCGTGTACCCCAGCCGGGTGCCGACGCGGTCGATGAACCAGCCGGCGAAGAGAAAACCGATCGCGTAGGCCAGGGTGAAGGCGCCGCTGATGTAGCCGTACTGCTGGTCGGTCCAGCCGATTTCGGTCCGGAGCGTCGGCGCCAGGACGCCGAGGACCGACCGGTCCACGTAGTTGATGGTGGTGGCGAAGAACAGGAGGGCGCAGATGGTCCACCGGTACCGGCCGATCTTCTCTCTGATGTCTTCACTCATCGAGTCACCCGGGGAGATAGGGGCAGGGTCGGGATCAGCGCGCCTTGTGCGAGCTTTCCATCAGGACCAGGCCCGATGCGATCGGGTCGGGCAGCCTGAACGACGAGAGATCGAAACCTTCCCTGATTTTCCCCTTGACGACCACCTGGGCCCCCTTGCGCGGCACCCCGGAAGTGGAGACCACCAGGAGCTTCCCGGTGCCGTCCTCGATTTCGTAAACGCCGTTACCGAGGACGGAGGTGCTCCAGCTCACCGTCCCCGCCACCGCCACCTCCTTGTTGGCGTACCGGCCGGGGTCCGCCAGGATCTCGTTGATGGTCTTCTGCTCGCAACCCGCCAGCAGCAGCACGCTGCACACGATCGCGGCCCACACGGCCCATTTCCCGAATCTGTTTCCGGTCATGATCTCTCCGTTCCGGAGGGACCGCGCAGGGAGGCACCCGCCCCCGGCTGTCGGCCCCGCCCGCGCACTCTAATAGCTGGTCCAGCCGCCGTCGACCAGGATGGCCTGGCCGTTGATGTACGAGGAGCTCTCCGAGGCCAGGAAGATGGCCGCCTCTGCGATCTCCTCCGATTCGCCCGGCCGCTCGACGAGCCCCCGCCCCCGCTGCGCCAGCGCGAGCCCGCCCTGGTTGAACTCCTGGAGGAACTCGTCGCTCCCCATCTCCTTCTTGATCGACCCGGGACAGACGGCGTTGCAGCGGATATTCCTGTTCGCGTACATGTAGGCGGTGTTCTTGGTAAGCCCGATCAGGCCGTGCTTGGAGGCGGTGTAGGCCGCCCCGGCGCGGCCGCCGTACAGCCCGGCCACCGAGGCGATATTGATGATCACGCCCCCCCCCTCCTTCTCGAACTCCCGGATCGCCCGCCGCATCGTGCGCGCCGGGGCGAGGAGGTTCAGCCTCAGGACCTTGTCGAAGATCTCGTCATCGAAATCGCCCACCCCGCTGAAATCGTCCATGAGCCCGGCGTTGTTGATCAGGACGTCCAGTCGGCCGAACCGTCTCACCGCCTCGTCGACCATGCCGTCGATGTCCGCCTGCACGAGCATGTCCCCCTTCCAGGGGACGAGCGAGCCGCCGCATTCGGGGTAGGAGCCGGCCAGAGCCTCCAGGCGTTTGGTCCCCACGGCCACCGCCAGCACGCCGGCCCCCTCGCGGGCGAACATGTCGCAGATGGTCCGCCCGAGACCCGAACTGGCCCCGGTGACCACCACTGATTTGTTGGCGAGTCTCATCTTCGGTGTCTCCAAGGTTAATTGTCGAAAAGCCACTTGTGCCGGATGTCCTGGGTGGCGTTGAAGATGTCGAGCGTCTTGAAAAACGCGTCGAGGTTGGCGATCGGAACCCCCGGCGGCGTCTCGCACCCGGTGGAGAGGACGAAATTGGGGTGCTTGGACATCTGCTCCAGCAGTTCGAGCGTTTTCAGCTTGACGTCGCGCACGCTCCCCAGCTTCATGACCTTCACCGGGTCGATGTTGCCGAAGGCGAGCACGTCCCGGGGAATCTGGGCAAGGATGTTGCGCATGTCCACCACGTTGCCGAAGTGCAGGGCGTCGGCCCCGGTATAGAGCATGGCCG
Protein-coding sequences here:
- a CDS encoding PEP-CTERM sorting domain-containing protein; translation: MMAIPSGWAALEGASESPQNNTTVKGDAGYVEEFTGETIEAVLDSLFKRPVPSPVPQSDGFVLPKGNITPPAEGLKGMTLQTNSDLGDPTVGAAVPEPGTLMLLGSGILGLAVLGRRKLHK
- a CDS encoding MFS transporter; translation: MSEDIREKIGRYRWTICALLFFATTINYVDRSVLGVLAPTLRTEIGWTDQQYGYISGAFTLAYAIGFLFAGWFIDRVGTRLGYTIYLVLWSLAAASHALVRSALGFGMARFALGIGESGNFPAAIKTVAEWFPRKERALATGIFNAGTNVGAVLAPLIVPWIALTWGWQEAFLFTGLAGMVWVLFWWPLYHTPARHPRISPAELAHIQSDPPDAPGGVRWVQLVRFRQTWAFALGKFLTDSIWWFYLFWFPLFMNDRFGVDLKSIGLPMITVYLLADVGSVAGGWFSSSLLGRGWTVNAARKTAMLACALCILPVALAPHVDGQWVAVWLIGLAAAAHQGFSANIFTTTSDMFPRKAVGSVVGIGGFAGAMGGVVMNWGAGWVKQNTGNYEIMFLIAGFAYLVALLIMHLLVPRLEPARME
- a CDS encoding cytochrome c maturation protein CcmE: MTGNRFGKWAVWAAIVCSVLLLAGCEQKTINEILADPGRYANKEVAVAGTVSWSTSVLGNGVYEIEDGTGKLLVVSTSGVPRKGAQVVVKGKIREGFDLSSFRLPDPIASGLVLMESSHKAR
- a CDS encoding SDR family oxidoreductase — translated: MRLANKSVVVTGASSGLGRTICDMFAREGAGVLAVAVGTKRLEALAGSYPECGGSLVPWKGDMLVQADIDGMVDEAVRRFGRLDVLINNAGLMDDFSGVGDFDDEIFDKVLRLNLLAPARTMRRAIREFEKEGGGVIINIASVAGLYGGRAGAAYTASKHGLIGLTKNTAYMYANRNIRCNAVCPGSIKKEMGSDEFLQEFNQGGLALAQRGRGLVERPGESEEIAEAAIFLASESSSYINGQAILVDGGWTSY